A stretch of the Balneola vulgaris DSM 17893 genome encodes the following:
- a CDS encoding alpha-ketoacid dehydrogenase subunit alpha/beta: MAKAKTKSTKTAFSAAKKKEILSDYRIGWLSRHMSLIGRKEVLTGKAKFGIFGDGKEMPQIAMAKVFKNGDFRSGYYRDQTFMLAIDGVTPVQFFAQLYATPDEKLEPSSGGRQMNAHFATRLLNEDGTWKELTKMKNTSADMSPTAGQMARLLGLAQASKVYRNEKALKGKEWTKFSKKGNEIAFGTIGDASTSEGVFWETINAAGVLQVPMVMSVWDDGYGISVAKKYQTTKESISEILSGFQRTEDKAGYEILTVKAWDYEALMETYKKAEKIARDEHVPVLIHVQEVTQPQGHSTSGSHERYKNEDRLKFEVDFCCLAKTREWILKNKIATAKKLDQIEEETLKEATEARKEAWNNYSGPIKEEKKEVMGLLEELKAESGVDAIDGVIKKLKMAQNPIRKDVLSAARKALYATKGTESEVRSKLLAWTKESVEANKERFNSHLLSETEFSPLKIEEVKPEYSDKPKSVDGRVVLRDNFDKIFEKYPNTLVFGEDAGKLGDVNKGLEGMQDKYGEIRVTDTGIREATILGQGIGMALRGLRPIADIQYLDYVLYCFQGMSDDLASLRYRTKGGQAAPLVVRTRGHRLEGIWHSGSPMGVLINGLRGVHVCVPRNLTSAAGFYNTLLQGDDPALVIEPLNGYRLKEKMPENLGEFTTPLGVPEIVSEGSDITVVSYGATFNMIEAMIPQFEEAGISIELIDVRTLLPFDKGHMIVESLKKTNRLLIVDEDVPGGASAFIMQQIVEEQEGYKFLDSKPIALSAQAHRPAYATDGDYFSKPNAEDIFEAAYEMMRESDPAKYPELY, translated from the coding sequence ATGGCAAAAGCAAAGACTAAGAGTACTAAAACTGCGTTCAGTGCAGCTAAAAAGAAAGAAATTCTTTCAGATTACAGAATCGGCTGGTTAAGCCGTCATATGTCTTTGATAGGCCGAAAAGAAGTGTTAACTGGAAAGGCAAAGTTTGGCATTTTCGGTGATGGTAAAGAGATGCCACAAATAGCGATGGCTAAAGTTTTTAAGAATGGTGACTTCCGTTCGGGTTACTATCGCGACCAAACTTTTATGTTAGCAATTGATGGCGTTACTCCCGTTCAGTTTTTTGCGCAATTATATGCTACTCCTGATGAGAAGCTAGAGCCTTCTTCAGGCGGTAGACAAATGAATGCTCACTTTGCTACACGTTTACTCAACGAAGACGGTACTTGGAAAGAGCTTACTAAAATGAAGAATACCTCTGCGGATATGTCGCCAACGGCAGGGCAGATGGCTCGACTATTAGGCCTTGCTCAAGCTTCGAAAGTATACCGCAATGAAAAAGCATTAAAAGGCAAAGAGTGGACGAAGTTTTCGAAAAAAGGAAATGAAATCGCTTTTGGAACCATTGGTGATGCAAGTACTTCAGAAGGCGTGTTCTGGGAAACTATAAATGCGGCAGGTGTACTTCAGGTACCTATGGTAATGTCGGTTTGGGATGATGGTTACGGAATATCAGTAGCTAAGAAATATCAAACCACAAAAGAGAGTATCTCAGAAATTTTAAGTGGTTTCCAAAGAACAGAAGACAAGGCGGGCTATGAAATTTTAACCGTTAAAGCTTGGGATTATGAAGCTTTGATGGAGACTTACAAGAAAGCCGAGAAAATCGCTCGTGATGAGCATGTGCCGGTACTTATTCATGTTCAAGAAGTAACACAGCCACAAGGGCACTCAACGTCAGGATCACATGAGCGCTATAAGAATGAAGATCGTCTCAAGTTTGAAGTAGATTTTTGCTGTTTAGCAAAAACTCGTGAGTGGATTCTAAAGAACAAGATTGCAACGGCTAAGAAATTAGACCAGATTGAAGAAGAAACACTTAAAGAAGCTACAGAAGCACGCAAAGAAGCTTGGAATAATTACAGTGGTCCTATAAAGGAAGAGAAGAAAGAAGTAATGGGACTGCTTGAAGAGCTTAAAGCAGAATCAGGTGTTGATGCCATCGACGGTGTTATCAAGAAATTAAAGATGGCTCAAAATCCTATTCGTAAAGATGTGTTATCAGCGGCGCGAAAGGCTCTATACGCTACGAAGGGGACGGAGTCGGAAGTACGTTCAAAACTATTGGCATGGACCAAAGAAAGTGTAGAAGCCAACAAAGAGCGTTTCAACTCACATTTATTAAGTGAAACAGAGTTTTCACCACTAAAGATTGAAGAAGTTAAACCAGAGTACAGCGACAAGCCAAAATCAGTGGATGGCCGTGTAGTATTGCGTGATAACTTCGATAAGATTTTTGAGAAGTACCCAAACACTTTAGTATTCGGTGAAGATGCGGGTAAACTTGGTGATGTAAACAAAGGCCTCGAAGGCATGCAAGATAAGTATGGGGAAATCCGTGTGACTGATACGGGTATTCGCGAAGCTACGATCTTGGGCCAAGGTATTGGGATGGCACTTCGTGGACTTCGTCCTATTGCCGACATTCAGTACTTAGATTATGTATTGTATTGTTTCCAAGGCATGAGTGATGATCTTGCCTCGCTTCGTTACCGTACCAAAGGTGGCCAAGCGGCTCCACTTGTTGTTCGTACTCGAGGTCACCGCCTAGAGGGAATCTGGCATTCAGGCTCACCAATGGGTGTGCTCATAAACGGACTTCGTGGTGTACACGTGTGTGTGCCACGCAACCTAACTTCCGCAGCGGGTTTTTATAACACTTTACTACAAGGGGATGACCCAGCACTGGTTATTGAACCATTGAATGGCTACCGCTTAAAAGAGAAAATGCCTGAGAACTTAGGTGAGTTTACTACTCCATTAGGCGTGCCGGAGATTGTAAGTGAAGGTTCGGATATTACCGTAGTATCTTACGGCGCTACTTTCAACATGATAGAAGCTATGATCCCTCAGTTTGAAGAAGCTGGAATCTCAATTGAATTGATTGATGTTCGTACTCTTCTTCCATTCGATAAAGGGCATATGATTGTAGAGTCTTTAAAGAAGACCAATCGCCTTCTCATTGTAGATGAAGACGTACCTGGTGGTGCTTCAGCGTTTATTATGCAACAAATTGTGGAAGAACAAGAAGGCTATAAGTTTTTAGATTCTAAGCCGATTGCATTGTCTGCTCAGGCACACCGTCCAGCGTATGCTACCGATGGTGATTACTTTAGCAAGCCTAACGCTGAAGACATCTTCGAGGCTGCCTATGAAATGATGCGCGAAAGCGACCCCGCTAAATACCCTGAATTGTATTAA
- a CDS encoding class II fumarate hydratase → MSDFRIEKDSMGDVNVPKDALYGAQTQRAHDNFPISGIRFSREFIQALGYVKKSAALANSKLGTIDAKIGDAIAAAAQEIIDGKHDKEFVIDIFQTGSGTSSNMNSNEVIARRANELSANELGIHPNDHVNFGQSSNDVVPTAIRISAVLAAKNNLIPALKHLQETFLAKGKEYADVVKTGRTHLMDAMPVTIEQEFGGYARQIELGIQRVEAALERMIELPQGGTAVGTGINTHPEFGSTFASNVTELTGVDFKEAVNHFEAQATVDAPVELSGQLKTIAVSLMKIGNDLRWMNSGPNGGLGEIQLAALQPGSSIMPGKVNPVIEESLTMVCAQVIGNDTTVTVGGQAGNFELNVMLPVVAHNLLQSIEILGNASRNLADRSVSKLTVRKDVIADMVGRNPILVTTLNPIIGYDLAAKIAKKAFAESRPLKEVAKEMTDLSDEELESALDPMKMTKGGFTE, encoded by the coding sequence ATGAGCGATTTCAGAATTGAGAAAGATTCTATGGGCGACGTTAATGTACCAAAAGATGCATTATATGGAGCTCAAACCCAACGTGCACACGATAACTTCCCAATAAGCGGCATTCGATTTAGCCGTGAGTTTATTCAAGCATTGGGGTATGTAAAAAAATCTGCGGCGCTCGCCAATTCTAAGTTAGGCACTATCGATGCAAAGATCGGAGATGCCATTGCCGCTGCAGCTCAAGAGATCATCGATGGCAAACACGATAAAGAATTCGTAATCGATATTTTTCAAACGGGTTCGGGTACATCATCAAACATGAACTCGAATGAAGTAATTGCACGTAGAGCAAACGAACTCAGTGCAAACGAACTAGGCATTCACCCAAACGACCACGTGAATTTTGGCCAAAGTTCAAATGATGTAGTACCAACAGCGATTAGAATATCAGCGGTATTAGCGGCTAAAAACAATTTAATACCAGCGTTAAAGCATCTTCAAGAGACATTCCTAGCCAAAGGAAAAGAATATGCTGACGTAGTTAAAACAGGTCGAACGCATTTAATGGATGCGATGCCGGTGACTATCGAGCAAGAGTTTGGGGGATATGCTCGCCAGATTGAGCTTGGTATCCAACGTGTTGAAGCAGCTCTCGAAAGAATGATTGAGCTACCACAAGGTGGAACGGCTGTAGGAACAGGAATTAATACACATCCAGAATTCGGTTCAACTTTCGCATCGAATGTAACAGAATTAACGGGTGTAGATTTTAAAGAAGCAGTGAACCACTTCGAAGCACAAGCAACAGTTGATGCTCCTGTGGAGCTAAGCGGCCAATTAAAAACCATTGCTGTTAGCTTGATGAAGATCGGTAACGATCTGCGTTGGATGAACTCAGGTCCAAATGGCGGTTTAGGTGAAATCCAGTTGGCAGCACTTCAGCCAGGATCATCGATTATGCCGGGTAAAGTAAACCCAGTTATCGAAGAGTCCTTAACCATGGTGTGTGCTCAGGTAATCGGTAACGATACTACAGTAACAGTAGGTGGGCAAGCAGGTAACTTCGAGTTAAACGTAATGCTTCCTGTAGTGGCGCATAACTTATTACAGTCTATCGAGATTCTAGGGAATGCCTCTAGAAACTTAGCCGATCGTTCAGTATCGAAGTTAACTGTTCGTAAAGATGTAATTGCTGACATGGTAGGGCGTAATCCAATTTTAGTTACAACTCTAAATCCAATTATTGGGTACGATTTAGCCGCTAAAATTGCGAAGAAGGCATTTGCTGAAAGCAGACCACTTAAAGAAGTGGCAAAAGAAATGACCGACTTATCGGATGAAGAATTAGAGAGTGCATTAGATCCGATGAAAATGACCAAAGGTGGATTTACCGAGTAA
- a CDS encoding helix-turn-helix domain-containing protein, with amino-acid sequence MQKTTEVRIKNMVCNRCIKVVREIFEELNYPFWHIELGKVKLSYPIEIDVEELSTLLNEEGFELIDDATSQLINRIKTSVINHVHHHSSGEAFHNLTDYLEKEIGKSYSSLSVLFSKNEGRTIEKFTIQQRVERVKELLIYGEKTISEIAYELGYSSAQYLSNQFKSETGLTPTQFRKLSSKPRKPLDEI; translated from the coding sequence ATGCAAAAGACTACCGAAGTACGAATTAAAAACATGGTTTGTAACCGTTGCATAAAGGTAGTTCGAGAAATTTTTGAAGAGCTGAACTATCCCTTTTGGCATATTGAATTGGGGAAAGTTAAACTCAGTTACCCCATCGAGATTGATGTTGAAGAACTTTCAACTTTATTAAATGAAGAAGGCTTTGAATTAATCGACGACGCCACTTCCCAACTCATCAATCGCATTAAGACTTCTGTAATCAATCATGTTCACCATCATTCAAGTGGTGAGGCATTTCACAATTTAACCGATTACCTAGAAAAGGAAATTGGGAAGAGCTACTCTAGCTTAAGCGTACTATTTTCCAAGAATGAAGGTCGTACCATCGAAAAATTCACGATTCAACAACGTGTTGAACGCGTAAAAGAACTATTGATCTACGGCGAAAAAACCATTAGCGAAATAGCTTATGAACTTGGCTATAGTAGCGCCCAGTACTTATCTAATCAGTTTAAAAGTGAGACAGGATTAACGCCTACACAGTTTAGAAAGTTGTCATCTAAACCACGAAAACCACTGGATGAGATCTGA
- a CDS encoding heavy metal translocating P-type ATPase, whose amino-acid sequence MKHTYQISGMSCNGCKSHVTKALSSIEGVKNVEVSLEEKSAEIEMTEHIETDTFQDALSELGERYKISEPGSSCCSNKGPSSPKKKTSNGNGVFYCPMHCEGDKTYDKPGDCPVCGMDLVEEQRMGSSSDTVYTCPMHPEVEVNKPGDCPICGMDLVPKAANASAEQKKYKELLKKFWIAVAFTLPIFIIAMSEMVEPNPLYELVDITKWNWLQFFLSLPVVFYATWMFFERAYRSIKTMNLNMFTLIGIGAGIAWVFSVVALIFPDVFPEQFKTDAGTVHLYFESATVILTLVLLGQVMEAKAHAQTNDAVKELMKLAPNTAIRVVDGKEEEIHIDEIKKGDHLKVKPSDKVPVDGVIIEGQSSIDESMITGEPVPVDKSEGDSVNSGTINGNSSFIMKAEKVGDETLLAQIVDMVNKASRSKAPIQNLADKISSYFVPIVILVSLITFAVWAIFGPEPPYVYALINAIAVLIIACPCALGLATPMSIMVGVGKGAQNGVLIKNAEALERFKEMDTLIIDKTGTITEGKPSVESVITVSDAYTEGEVLQFIASVNNESEHPLANATVQFAKDKEVEFLKVQNFNSVTGKGVQAEVDQKSILLGNKKLLEENDLKPSSEQQSKADEYAQKGKTVSWLAIDKTIAGFVVIGDSIKSSSKDAIAALKNRGIEVIMLTGDNPQTAEAVAGEVQVSSFQAECLPQDKLKVIEDLQAEGKIVAMAGDGTNDAPGLAQADIGIAMGTGTDVAMESAMITLVKGDLKGIVKALNLSERVVKNIKQNLFFALIYNTLGVPVAAGVLYPIFGLLLSPMIAALAMSFSSVSVIGNALRLKAVKL is encoded by the coding sequence ATGAAGCACACCTATCAAATTTCTGGAATGAGTTGCAACGGCTGCAAAAGCCATGTAACAAAAGCTCTTTCTTCTATAGAAGGGGTAAAAAATGTCGAAGTATCCTTAGAGGAAAAGTCGGCAGAAATTGAAATGACTGAACATATTGAAACTGATACTTTCCAAGACGCATTAAGTGAACTTGGTGAGCGCTACAAAATTAGCGAGCCCGGTAGTTCATGTTGTTCAAATAAGGGCCCCTCTTCCCCAAAAAAGAAAACATCAAATGGAAATGGTGTTTTCTACTGCCCTATGCATTGCGAGGGAGATAAAACCTACGACAAGCCCGGAGATTGTCCTGTTTGTGGAATGGATTTAGTAGAAGAACAACGAATGGGTTCCTCTTCTGATACCGTTTATACTTGCCCTATGCATCCGGAGGTTGAAGTAAACAAACCGGGTGACTGCCCTATATGTGGCATGGACTTGGTCCCAAAAGCAGCCAATGCATCTGCAGAACAAAAAAAGTATAAAGAGTTACTTAAAAAATTCTGGATTGCCGTTGCCTTTACGCTTCCTATTTTCATCATCGCTATGTCGGAGATGGTTGAGCCGAATCCCTTATATGAGTTGGTAGACATCACCAAATGGAATTGGCTTCAGTTCTTTTTATCACTACCCGTTGTTTTTTATGCTACATGGATGTTCTTTGAAAGAGCCTATAGATCTATAAAAACCATGAACCTCAATATGTTTACACTTATTGGGATTGGAGCAGGTATTGCTTGGGTGTTCAGTGTAGTGGCATTAATCTTTCCTGATGTATTCCCCGAGCAATTTAAAACAGACGCTGGCACTGTACACCTCTATTTCGAGTCGGCTACTGTAATTCTCACCCTCGTACTTCTTGGGCAGGTAATGGAAGCTAAAGCACATGCACAGACCAACGATGCCGTGAAGGAGTTGATGAAGCTCGCCCCAAACACCGCCATTCGTGTTGTAGATGGAAAGGAAGAAGAGATCCATATTGACGAAATCAAAAAAGGTGATCATCTAAAGGTCAAGCCAAGTGATAAAGTACCTGTAGATGGAGTTATCATTGAAGGTCAATCTTCTATCGACGAGTCTATGATTACGGGGGAACCAGTACCGGTAGATAAATCGGAAGGCGATTCGGTTAACTCGGGCACTATCAATGGAAATAGTAGCTTCATCATGAAAGCTGAGAAAGTGGGTGATGAGACGTTGCTTGCTCAAATTGTTGATATGGTGAACAAGGCCAGCAGAAGTAAAGCTCCTATTCAGAATTTGGCAGATAAAATATCCAGCTATTTTGTACCTATCGTAATATTGGTATCGTTGATCACCTTTGCCGTTTGGGCGATTTTTGGGCCTGAACCTCCTTATGTTTATGCCTTAATTAATGCCATTGCGGTTCTCATTATCGCATGTCCATGTGCACTGGGCTTAGCCACACCTATGTCGATTATGGTAGGTGTTGGGAAAGGAGCTCAAAACGGTGTACTAATCAAAAATGCAGAGGCACTTGAACGTTTTAAAGAAATGGATACGCTCATTATCGATAAAACAGGGACTATTACTGAAGGAAAGCCTTCGGTTGAATCGGTGATCACTGTTTCAGATGCGTATACTGAAGGTGAAGTTTTACAGTTCATCGCTTCGGTTAACAACGAAAGTGAGCACCCACTGGCTAACGCTACGGTTCAATTTGCAAAGGATAAAGAAGTGGAATTCCTTAAAGTTCAGAACTTCAATTCTGTGACAGGGAAAGGTGTTCAGGCTGAAGTTGACCAAAAATCAATCCTGCTTGGAAATAAGAAGCTATTAGAAGAAAATGATCTAAAGCCCTCTTCTGAACAGCAATCGAAAGCCGATGAATATGCTCAAAAAGGCAAAACAGTGTCATGGTTAGCCATTGATAAAACCATTGCCGGTTTTGTGGTGATTGGGGATAGTATCAAGTCCAGCAGTAAGGATGCTATTGCTGCATTAAAAAATCGAGGTATAGAAGTTATCATGCTTACTGGCGATAATCCTCAAACGGCTGAGGCAGTAGCTGGCGAGGTTCAGGTTTCTTCATTCCAGGCTGAATGCTTACCTCAAGATAAACTCAAAGTGATTGAAGACCTACAAGCTGAAGGTAAGATAGTAGCTATGGCTGGCGATGGAACTAATGATGCGCCGGGATTAGCTCAAGCCGACATTGGAATAGCTATGGGAACGGGAACAGATGTTGCCATGGAAAGCGCTATGATTACCTTAGTTAAAGGGGATCTAAAAGGTATAGTAAAAGCTCTAAACCTTAGTGAGCGAGTAGTNAAGAATATCAAACAGAATCTATTCTTTGCGCTCATCTATAACACCCTTGGGGTTCCAGTAGCAGCCGGAGTATTATATCCAATCTTTGGCTTACTACTCTCGCCAATGATTGCCGCTTTAGCCATGAGCTTTAGCTCTGTTTCGGTAATTGGTAATGCCCTTCGACTTAAAGCCGTTAAACTATAG
- a CDS encoding ArsR/SmtB family transcription factor produces the protein MSKQDCIREVADLNQINRCINSLEQVDTSIYKLTDILKLAANDVRLKILFLLNAEEKLCPCDLGDILNMSIPAISQHLRKLKDGGLVGTTRDGQVIFYSLNPVYKKILSPIFGHINNNQLLKVLAA, from the coding sequence ATGAGTAAACAAGATTGTATAAGAGAGGTAGCTGACCTCAATCAAATAAACCGATGTATAAATTCCTTAGAACAGGTAGATACATCTATTTATAAATTAACTGATATTCTAAAACTAGCAGCGAATGACGTCAGGCTTAAAATTCTTTTTCTGTTAAATGCTGAGGAAAAATTATGTCCTTGTGATCTTGGGGATATCCTGAATATGAGTATACCTGCTATATCTCAACATCTTAGAAAACTAAAAGATGGTGGTTTAGTCGGTACCACCCGAGATGGGCAGGTCATTTTTTATTCTTTGAATCCTGTTTATAAAAAAATTCTGTCTCCAATTTTTGGACACATTAATAACAACCAACTATTAAAAGTTTTAGCAGCATGA
- the merTP gene encoding mercuric transport protein MerTP, giving the protein MSKQKNNQTETKWIGAGIFAAFLASLCCITPVVALVAGVSGVAATFSWIEPFRPYIIGLTALLLGYAWYRKLKPNWDPDCACEENPSFLNSKSFLGIVTVVAALLISFPYYSTIFTSKPDQKVIYVQKDQVETVSFNIDGMTCAGCEAAVLSAAHGVEGVLEASASYEKQNAVVKFNKEKTTVPTIIEAINKTGFIASESAKLN; this is encoded by the coding sequence ATGAGTAAACAAAAAAACAATCAAACAGAGACCAAGTGGATTGGAGCGGGAATCTTTGCCGCATTTTTAGCTTCTTTATGCTGCATCACTCCTGTTGTAGCTTTAGTAGCCGGTGTAAGCGGAGTAGCAGCCACTTTTTCCTGGATCGAACCATTCAGACCTTATATAATCGGGCTTACCGCACTATTGCTTGGTTATGCATGGTATCGAAAATTAAAACCCAATTGGGATCCGGATTGTGCTTGCGAAGAAAATCCATCTTTTCTGAATTCTAAAAGCTTTTTAGGAATAGTAACTGTAGTTGCTGCACTGTTAATAAGCTTCCCTTACTATTCGACTATTTTTACTTCGAAACCGGATCAGAAAGTTATCTACGTACAGAAAGATCAGGTTGAAACTGTTTCATTCAATATTGATGGAATGACCTGCGCTGGATGTGAAGCAGCAGTCTTAAGTGCCGCTCATGGCGTAGAAGGTGTACTCGAAGCTTCTGCTTCATATGAAAAACAAAATGCTGTTGTCAAATTTAATAAAGAGAAAACGACAGTCCCAACTATTATTGAAGCGATAAACAAAACCGGTTTTATAGCTTCAGAAAGTGCTAAACTTAATTAA
- a CDS encoding GDCCVxC domain-containing (seleno)protein — protein MTTTIAESTISCPKCGNQSTETMPTDSCQFFWECPECKEVLKPKQGDCCVFCSYGNVPCPPIQKGRDCC, from the coding sequence ATGACAACCACCATTGCTGAATCAACCATATCATGCCCTAAATGTGGAAATCAATCCACAGAAACCATGCCCACAGATTCTTGCCAGTTTTTCTGGGAATGCCCTGAATGTAAAGAGGTGCTTAAACCCAAACAGGGAGACTGCTGTGTATTTTGTTCTTATGGAAATGTTCCCTGCCCTCCTATTCAGAAAGGCAGAGATTGTTGTTGA
- a CDS encoding nuclear transport factor 2 family protein: MKNLLSITFILLISGTTLFAQATTDREQVAKALQNLEDAIVSNDGKTASSLLHDDAVILEGGGIETKAEYLSHHFHSDGKFLSAINREEVSKTIKIEGDVAWVSSKTKMTGTYSGREIDMNSLELAVLKKEDGKWFVVALHWSSR; this comes from the coding sequence ATGAAAAATTTACTAAGCATAACTTTTATCTTACTTATATCGGGGACCACACTTTTTGCACAAGCAACAACCGACAGAGAACAAGTTGCTAAAGCATTACAGAACCTAGAAGATGCAATCGTATCTAATGATGGAAAAACTGCTTCAAGTTTACTTCATGATGACGCTGTGATACTTGAAGGTGGAGGAATTGAAACCAAAGCTGAGTATCTATCTCACCATTTTCATTCCGACGGGAAATTTTTGAGTGCTATAAACCGTGAAGAAGTATCTAAAACTATTAAAATTGAAGGGGACGTAGCTTGGGTGTCGTCAAAAACTAAAATGACTGGAACCTATTCAGGAAGAGAAATTGATATGAATAGCTTAGAGTTGGCTGTGCTTAAAAAAGAAGATGGAAAATGGTTTGTTGTAGCACTTCATTGGTCATCTAGATAA
- a CDS encoding c-type cytochrome, with amino-acid sequence MTLKFIIKRVFLFGFTTVSFFMIGCREKQEESKAKDGAITFIESRWYTKEQFELGDRVFSANCSHCHGGLGQGLVEDWKTPNPDGQFPAPPLNGTAHTWHHSKEVLIETINNGGIPFGGSMPAFKNVLTEEEKEAVIAFIQNLWDDEIYRKWEKTYPVN; translated from the coding sequence ATGACACTCAAGTTTATAATTAAACGAGTTTTTCTTTTTGGATTCACTACGGTTTCTTTCTTTATGATTGGATGTAGAGAAAAACAAGAAGAATCTAAGGCTAAAGATGGAGCAATCACTTTTATTGAAAGTCGTTGGTACACCAAAGAACAATTTGAATTAGGGGATCGCGTATTCAGTGCCAATTGTTCTCATTGCCACGGAGGCTTGGGCCAAGGATTGGTTGAAGACTGGAAAACACCCAATCCGGATGGCCAATTTCCTGCTCCACCACTAAATGGTACCGCACATACGTGGCACCATTCAAAAGAGGTTCTTATTGAAACCATTAACAATGGAGGGATTCCATTTGGTGGAAGTATGCCGGCTTTTAAAAACGTATTAACAGAGGAAGAAAAGGAAGCCGTGATTGCTTTTATACAAAATCTATGGGACGACGAGATATACCGTAAATGGGAAAAGACATATCCCGTCAATTAA
- a CDS encoding nuclear transport factor 2 family protein produces the protein MKTILLTGLLILSTGYISAQNMNHENHKKMANSEEVEAVKKVLKAYKNALEALDVTGTQSLFTEDADVFENGKYEGSYQNYLDNHIGPELGHFKEFSFIDYKVNVQIEGKIAVAFETYNYKIVTGGEDSRTIERQAVATSVLKKTEKGWKIMQNHGSSRAVRN, from the coding sequence ATGAAAACAATATTACTAACAGGTTTATTAATACTTTCAACGGGATACATATCAGCTCAGAATATGAATCATGAGAATCATAAAAAAATGGCAAATTCTGAGGAAGTGGAAGCAGTAAAAAAAGTTCTGAAAGCGTATAAAAATGCTCTTGAGGCTTTAGATGTAACTGGTACTCAAAGCCTTTTTACAGAAGATGCTGATGTCTTTGAGAATGGAAAATATGAAGGAAGCTATCAGAATTATTTAGATAATCATATTGGACCTGAGTTAGGTCATTTTAAAGAATTTTCGTTTATCGATTATAAAGTGAATGTACAAATTGAAGGAAAGATTGCAGTTGCCTTTGAGACGTACAACTATAAAATCGTAACGGGAGGGGAAGACAGCAGAACTATCGAAAGACAAGCGGTAGCTACTTCGGTTCTTAAAAAAACAGAAAAGGGATGGAAGATCATGCAAAATCATGGTTCATCCAGAGCTGTACGAAATTAA
- a CDS encoding DUF2231 domain-containing protein, with amino-acid sequence MEFIPEWAPNIHPLLVHFPIGIIILAVLMNFVSLFISDEWWDEKKSTIIYLVGSLSAIGVYYSGKSAADSVFLPAEAQSVLNNHADWAFWLVWFFIAFAILRIGLHYFKQFEKPITKYLAFVAVLPGLFILYETGENGAEMVFGYGAGTGQLLEKVEATSDVIDLSSNSYESSFTQKENGDWFWEINQNGVTDLIGNFHWTQGSVNDLNPEVLVSNSTQYLKLSITEGSNTFVSHSNYQNVQVDYYIDMTDFDGDLTLIHHFIDNNNFDYVQLKSSGVIIQGRKEQAEDNVFQEGKFEPVGNQFFRVVGNDTHFRGYVNKEMAVHGHGDAPESGAVGLRIEGKGSILISKIELSQLK; translated from the coding sequence ATGGAATTTATACCAGAATGGGCTCCGAATATCCATCCACTATTGGTTCATTTCCCAATCGGGATTATCATATTAGCGGTATTAATGAACTTTGTTTCACTATTCATTTCTGATGAATGGTGGGATGAAAAGAAAAGTACAATTATATATTTAGTGGGGTCTCTTTCTGCAATAGGAGTTTATTACTCCGGTAAATCAGCAGCTGATAGTGTTTTTCTTCCTGCAGAAGCACAATCAGTTTTAAACAATCACGCAGATTGGGCTTTTTGGTTGGTATGGTTTTTTATAGCATTTGCCATATTAAGAATCGGACTACATTATTTTAAACAATTTGAAAAACCGATTACAAAATATTTGGCTTTTGTAGCGGTACTTCCAGGGCTCTTTATATTGTATGAAACAGGAGAGAATGGGGCTGAAATGGTATTTGGATATGGCGCTGGCACCGGACAATTGCTTGAAAAAGTAGAGGCTACTTCTGATGTAATAGATTTAAGTTCTAATTCTTATGAATCTTCTTTTACACAAAAAGAGAATGGTGATTGGTTTTGGGAAATAAACCAAAATGGGGTTACGGATTTGATTGGAAACTTTCATTGGACACAAGGTTCAGTTAATGACCTAAATCCTGAAGTTTTAGTTTCGAATAGTACTCAATATTTGAAGTTAAGTATAACAGAAGGATCAAACACATTCGTCTCACATAGCAATTATCAAAATGTTCAAGTCGACTATTATATCGACATGACTGATTTCGATGGGGATTTGACGTTGATTCACCATTTCATTGATAATAATAATTTTGATTATGTACAGCTCAAATCTTCAGGTGTAATAATACAGGGAAGAAAAGAGCAAGCTGAAGATAATGTGTTTCAGGAAGGTAAATTTGAACCAGTTGGAAATCAGTTTTTCAGAGTTGTTGGAAATGATACTCATTTCAGGGGATATGTAAATAAAGAAATGGCTGTTCATGGACATGGAGACGCTCCAGAATCGGGAGCTGTAGGATTAAGAATTGAAGGAAAAGGAAGTATACTTATTTCAAAAATCGAATTATCACAACTAAAATAA